The following are encoded in a window of Arthrobacter sp. NicSoilB4 genomic DNA:
- a CDS encoding TfoX/Sxy family protein, protein MEMPKASDADKEHFRSVLPDHPEVVVKPMFGNLGAFVNGNMFAGLFGPTIGVKLAEADKETLESTERTVPFGPAERPMGGYTGLPEVWNAEGDGDQARAKAWVEKAFEHVSGLPPKEPKASKARPKR, encoded by the coding sequence ATGGAAATGCCGAAAGCGTCCGACGCCGACAAGGAACACTTCCGCTCGGTGCTGCCTGACCATCCCGAGGTGGTCGTCAAGCCGATGTTCGGAAACCTGGGGGCCTTCGTGAACGGGAACATGTTCGCCGGCCTGTTCGGCCCCACCATTGGCGTGAAGCTGGCCGAGGCGGACAAGGAGACGCTTGAGAGCACCGAGCGGACCGTTCCGTTCGGGCCGGCCGAGCGCCCCATGGGCGGCTACACCGGGCTGCCGGAAGTCTGGAACGCCGAGGGCGACGGCGATCAGGCGCGCGCCAAGGCCTGGGTCGAGAAAGCATTTGAGCACGTGTCCGGCCTGCCGCCCAAGGAGCCGAAGGCTTCCAAGGCGCGGCCCAAGAGGTAG
- a CDS encoding acyltransferase, giving the protein MRSKSGQSRVTQLDGLRGIAALVVVACHVMSTLPGIGSAVSGDRSAELTAAESWAVFSPLHVLWNGTPAVHVFFVLSGFVLVLPFTRPGAAKSWAQYYAKRFFRLYLPAWASLAVAVALILMIPRTASPLQSPWADMYVIDPSVGQVFKDSLLMLSASTINTPLWSLKWEVAFSLLLPAYVFIALRWRRFWHVKIGIALLLAVVGALQDVDWLSYLPIFAIGAVLGAERERISALTRSWPRGGWFVVAAAGIFLANAEWISPEQPIPGVEAVVTVGALLIVLLFVSCGSAKKLGDTAVAQWLGRVSFSLYLVHLPIILAGVTLLRSVSLPLALAVSVVASFVIAELFFRYVEQPAHRLSTAAGRAVERRTRRGERVETPYIPATPAAAPAPVERQPVRVMADATSGHR; this is encoded by the coding sequence ATGCGCTCTAAGTCTGGTCAATCAAGAGTCACTCAACTGGACGGCCTCAGGGGGATTGCCGCCCTGGTGGTCGTCGCCTGCCACGTCATGTCGACGCTCCCCGGAATCGGGAGCGCTGTCAGCGGCGACCGCTCCGCGGAACTCACCGCCGCGGAGTCATGGGCTGTCTTTTCTCCACTGCACGTCCTCTGGAACGGCACTCCGGCTGTCCACGTCTTTTTTGTGCTCTCCGGCTTCGTGCTGGTCCTGCCGTTCACCCGGCCGGGGGCGGCCAAGAGCTGGGCGCAGTACTACGCCAAGCGCTTCTTCCGCCTCTACCTGCCGGCCTGGGCGTCCCTGGCCGTGGCCGTTGCGTTGATCCTGATGATTCCCCGGACGGCGTCGCCGCTGCAGAGCCCGTGGGCGGACATGTATGTGATCGACCCCAGCGTGGGCCAGGTCTTCAAGGATTCCCTGCTCATGCTGAGCGCAAGCACCATCAACACGCCACTGTGGTCGCTCAAGTGGGAGGTCGCGTTCTCGCTCCTGCTCCCGGCCTACGTCTTCATCGCCCTCCGCTGGCGGCGCTTCTGGCACGTGAAGATCGGCATCGCACTCCTGCTCGCCGTGGTGGGAGCCCTGCAGGACGTGGACTGGCTGTCCTACCTCCCGATCTTCGCCATCGGAGCCGTCCTCGGCGCCGAGCGCGAGCGGATCAGCGCGCTGACCCGGTCCTGGCCCCGCGGCGGCTGGTTCGTCGTGGCCGCCGCTGGCATATTCCTGGCCAACGCGGAATGGATCAGCCCCGAGCAGCCGATCCCCGGCGTCGAGGCCGTCGTCACCGTGGGCGCCCTGCTGATCGTCCTGCTGTTCGTGTCCTGCGGCTCGGCCAAGAAACTCGGTGACACGGCCGTGGCGCAATGGCTGGGACGCGTGTCCTTCAGCCTCTACCTGGTGCACCTTCCGATCATCCTGGCCGGCGTCACCCTGCTGCGATCCGTATCGCTCCCGCTGGCGCTCGCCGTCTCGGTGGTTGCCTCGTTCGTGATCGCCGAGCTGTTCTTCCGCTACGTGGAACAACCCGCCCACCGGCTCTCGACGGCGGCAGGGCGTGCGGTGGAGCGCCGGACCCGCCGCGGCGAGCGCGTGGAAACTCCGTACATTCCGGCCACCCCGGCGGCGGCGCCGGCCCCGGTTGAGCGCCAGCCCGTCCGGGTGATGGCGGACGCGACGTCGGGCCACCGGTAG
- a CDS encoding DUF4383 domain-containing protein: MTTTNRTQTSTRTTVQKASLAVGAVFLLVGILGFVPGLTTNYESLQFAGHHSEAMLLGLFQVSVLHNIVHLLFGAAGLLLVRTATGARAFLLYGGVIYLVLFVYGLVVPGDSAGNFVPLNTPDNILHLVLGAGMIALAMILTKGHAKARA; this comes from the coding sequence ATGACAACCACGAACCGCACCCAAACCTCAACCCGCACCACCGTCCAGAAGGCCAGTCTCGCCGTCGGCGCCGTCTTCCTGCTGGTCGGCATCCTGGGCTTCGTCCCGGGACTCACCACCAACTACGAGTCGCTGCAGTTCGCCGGCCACCACTCCGAGGCGATGCTGCTGGGCCTGTTCCAGGTCTCGGTCCTGCACAACATCGTCCACCTGCTCTTCGGTGCCGCCGGCCTGTTGCTGGTCCGCACCGCCACCGGCGCCCGCGCCTTCCTGCTCTACGGCGGCGTCATCTACCTGGTCCTGTTCGTGTACGGCCTAGTGGTCCCCGGAGATTCAGCCGGCAACTTCGTGCCGCTGAACACCCCGGACAACATCCTGCACCTGGTGCTCGGCGCTGGCATGATCGCACTGGCAATGATCCTCACCAAGGGCCACGCCAAGGCTCGCGCCTAG
- a CDS encoding LysR family transcriptional regulator, which produces MLNDPEHELFDIRRLALLVEVVEQGSITAAAELMMYTPSAVSQQLRKLEQEVGQPLLNRRSRGVVPTEAGQILAGHARKVIGQMRAAQSDLDQIAGLKRGSLTVGTFPTLAGSFLPVVIRAFKKRYPAIGLSVRSARFDDLVSDLQSGVTGLCLLWDYPWNRFHDDSIRITEVFQESTVLLVSRAHPLAGRDEIRVEELRKESWIVRAEAHPVVEVLQRSAHEAGFEPTIGFLANDYQEAQAMVSVGMGVAMVPKTAVALQHPDVRVISLGSAAPLRRVLLAQRQDKVYAPAEVAFHSTLLEIARERAGDYL; this is translated from the coding sequence TTGCTTAACGATCCGGAGCATGAATTGTTCGATATCCGGCGCCTTGCCCTGCTGGTGGAGGTCGTGGAGCAGGGATCCATCACCGCCGCGGCCGAGCTGATGATGTACACGCCCTCCGCCGTCTCGCAGCAGCTGCGGAAGCTTGAGCAGGAAGTCGGGCAGCCGCTCCTCAACCGGCGCTCCCGCGGGGTAGTGCCCACCGAAGCAGGGCAGATCCTCGCTGGCCACGCGCGCAAAGTCATCGGACAGATGCGCGCCGCCCAGTCCGACCTGGATCAGATCGCCGGCCTCAAGCGCGGCTCGCTGACCGTCGGGACGTTCCCCACGCTGGCCGGGTCCTTCCTGCCGGTGGTCATCCGGGCCTTCAAGAAGCGGTACCCGGCCATCGGCCTGTCCGTCCGCAGTGCGCGCTTCGATGACCTGGTGAGCGACCTGCAGTCCGGAGTGACCGGGCTGTGCCTGCTCTGGGACTACCCCTGGAACCGCTTTCATGACGATTCCATCCGGATCACGGAGGTGTTCCAGGAGAGCACCGTCCTGCTGGTGTCCCGCGCGCACCCGCTGGCTGGCCGCGACGAGATCCGGGTGGAGGAGCTCCGCAAGGAATCGTGGATTGTGCGGGCGGAGGCCCACCCCGTCGTCGAGGTGCTGCAGCGCTCCGCCCACGAGGCCGGGTTCGAACCGACCATCGGCTTCCTGGCCAACGACTATCAGGAGGCGCAGGCGATGGTGAGCGTGGGGATGGGTGTGGCCATGGTGCCGAAGACGGCCGTGGCCCTGCAGCACCCGGACGTCCGGGTGATCAGCCTGGGCTCCGCCGCGCCCCTGCGGCGGGTGCTCCTGGCCCAGCGCCAGGACAAGGTATACGCCCCGGCAGAGGTTGCCTTCCATTCCACGCTGCTCGAAATCGCCCGCGAACGGGCCGGAGACTACTTGTAA
- a CDS encoding NAD(P)/FAD-dependent oxidoreductase, giving the protein MQSRVEQPGTSVNTLIVGAGQAGLATSYWLSRHGVDHQLLEQRPELGGAWQDRWDSFYLNTPNFSFLLPELSYDGPEPEAFLPRDEVIDLFRDYAARINAPVRLGTEVTRAGVVDGRFMVETNQGRWHARNMVLANGAFQRPRIPASAANLPGHIRQLHSHDYRNAQQLPAGAVLVVGTGQSGGQITEDLLDAGREVHLSVSTCPEAPRRYRGQDVFYWILEVNLRGPEFGINGLQADRLPSPAARFMCNPLISGNGGGHSIHLRDLGRRGVRLHGRYEGTDDGALVFSDDLPARLALVEAGFRERLGRMADAYIAAAGIDAPPADHVPADNWLPAESGARLDLAAEGITSVIWCTGYGLDFGFLDIPVLDQWNYPRHRRGVTEVPGLYAVGLPWLTKHLSATLSVVGDDAEFVAGHIAGR; this is encoded by the coding sequence ATGCAATCCCGCGTCGAACAACCGGGCACGAGCGTTAACACACTCATCGTCGGGGCCGGGCAGGCCGGCCTGGCCACGAGCTACTGGCTGAGCCGGCACGGCGTCGACCATCAATTACTGGAGCAGCGGCCGGAACTGGGCGGCGCCTGGCAGGACCGCTGGGATTCGTTCTACCTGAACACCCCGAACTTTTCGTTCCTGTTGCCGGAGCTGAGCTACGACGGTCCCGAGCCGGAGGCTTTCCTCCCCCGGGACGAGGTGATCGACCTCTTCCGTGACTACGCTGCGCGGATCAATGCCCCGGTCCGGCTCGGCACGGAGGTGACCCGGGCCGGCGTCGTCGACGGCCGCTTTATGGTGGAGACCAATCAGGGCCGCTGGCACGCACGCAATATGGTTCTCGCGAACGGCGCCTTCCAGCGTCCGCGGATTCCGGCGTCGGCCGCCAACCTCCCCGGGCACATCCGCCAGCTGCACAGCCACGACTACCGCAACGCACAGCAGCTTCCCGCAGGCGCCGTGCTGGTGGTGGGCACCGGGCAGTCCGGCGGTCAAATCACCGAGGACCTGCTCGACGCCGGCCGGGAGGTCCACCTGTCCGTCTCCACGTGCCCCGAGGCCCCGCGGCGGTACCGCGGGCAGGACGTTTTCTACTGGATCCTGGAGGTCAACCTCCGTGGCCCCGAGTTCGGCATTAACGGCCTCCAGGCGGACCGGCTGCCCTCACCGGCCGCGCGTTTTATGTGCAACCCGCTAATCTCCGGCAACGGCGGCGGCCACAGCATCCACCTCCGCGACCTCGGCCGCCGCGGTGTCCGGCTTCACGGCCGGTATGAGGGGACAGACGACGGCGCCCTCGTCTTCAGCGACGACCTCCCCGCACGCCTCGCCCTGGTGGAGGCGGGGTTCCGCGAGCGGCTGGGGCGGATGGCCGACGCCTACATAGCCGCGGCTGGCATTGACGCCCCGCCCGCGGACCACGTACCAGCGGACAACTGGCTGCCCGCAGAATCGGGGGCGCGCCTGGACCTGGCTGCCGAGGGGATCACATCAGTCATCTGGTGCACCGGCTATGGCCTCGACTTCGGTTTCCTCGACATCCCGGTGCTGGACCAGTGGAACTACCCGCGACACCGCCGAGGTGTCACCGAAGTCCCGGGCCTCTACGCTGTGGGGCTGCCGTGGCTGACCAAACATTTGTCCGCGACTCTGTCAGTGGTGGGCGACGATGCGGAGTTCGTGGCCGGGCACATCGCAGGGCGGTGA
- a CDS encoding cold-shock protein yields the protein MATGTVKWFNAEKGFGFISPDDSSQDVFAHYSAIASSGFRSLEENQKVSFETEQGPKGPQAVNIQAL from the coding sequence ATGGCTACTGGTACCGTCAAATGGTTTAACGCTGAAAAGGGCTTCGGCTTCATTTCCCCCGATGACTCCTCACAGGACGTCTTCGCACACTACTCCGCGATCGCCTCTTCCGGCTTCCGCTCCCTCGAAGAGAACCAGAAGGTCTCCTTCGAAACCGAGCAGGGCCCCAAGGGTCCCCAGGCCGTAAACATCCAGGCTCTCTAA
- a CDS encoding alpha/beta fold hydrolase — MSLLAKVLSTAAAAVLAGSLAVAPAHAGPVEISPPGANDWSCKPSAEHPYPVILVPGTFESMDKNWSTLSPYLKSAGYCVFALNYGETNGVYATAPVADSAQQLAPFVDKVRAATGAKKVDLVGHSQGGMMPRYYMGFLGGAKNVHHLIGLAPSNHGTEGVIVPQPGAVPDPNYTGVGCAACADQQAGSAFMQKLNSIGDTVAGPSYTVISTVNDEVVIPYNSQFLNGPARQVTNITIQDKCPADQIEHDQAPNDPVVHQFVAHSLGRVSGPADPAYQPNCI; from the coding sequence ATGTCGCTGCTCGCCAAAGTCCTGTCCACCGCCGCCGCTGCCGTCCTGGCCGGCTCGCTGGCCGTGGCCCCCGCCCATGCGGGCCCTGTTGAGATTTCCCCGCCGGGCGCCAACGACTGGTCCTGCAAGCCAAGCGCCGAGCATCCTTATCCGGTCATCCTGGTGCCGGGAACCTTCGAGAGCATGGACAAGAACTGGTCCACCCTCTCGCCCTACCTCAAGAGCGCCGGGTACTGCGTCTTCGCCCTCAACTACGGCGAGACCAACGGCGTGTACGCCACCGCACCGGTCGCCGATTCGGCGCAGCAGCTCGCCCCGTTCGTGGACAAGGTGCGCGCCGCCACCGGCGCCAAGAAGGTGGATCTCGTCGGCCACAGCCAGGGCGGCATGATGCCCCGCTACTACATGGGCTTCCTCGGCGGCGCCAAGAATGTCCATCACCTCATCGGGCTCGCACCCTCCAACCACGGCACCGAAGGTGTGATCGTCCCGCAGCCGGGCGCCGTCCCCGACCCCAACTACACCGGCGTGGGCTGTGCCGCCTGTGCAGACCAGCAGGCGGGGTCGGCTTTTATGCAGAAGCTCAACTCCATCGGCGATACGGTGGCGGGCCCCTCCTACACCGTCATCTCCACCGTGAACGACGAAGTGGTGATTCCCTACAACAGCCAGTTCCTCAACGGGCCGGCGCGGCAGGTCACCAACATCACCATCCAGGACAAGTGCCCGGCCGATCAGATCGAACATGACCAGGCGCCAAACGACCCTGTGGTGCACCAGTTCGTCGCCCACTCGCTGGGCAGGGTGTCCGGTCCCGCTGATCCGGCCTACCAGCCCAACTGCATCTAG
- a CDS encoding glycosyltransferase: protein MRIAVLAFDTRGGVQPYVALSLGLQQAGHEVTMITTADFGDLVTGHGVTFAATTGDTEATVRAMGGAAELSARERGRFMREQMQATAGRTAAEVLAGARGSDVVMAGIGGSLTGRPVAEKLGIPFLEAHLQPLGPPTAAFPGPLLPQVPAWLGGAGRKASHRITALALRSMLSAGSRQIRAELGLPVRPAPLSGTLPAVYGFSPQVVPQPPEWGPQRKITGYWSLPAAPGWTPPDALVDFLAAGPPPVCIGFGSMSSRDPERLSDLILQSVRRARVRAVLLSGWGGLADQGGDDVFVTSEVPHDWLFPQMAAVVHHGGAGTTGAALTAGVPSVVVPFAVDQPFWASRVVALDVGPRPIPRKRLTSENLGAALRTATTDDAMARRAADLGTRIRAENGVATAVRHLESFPLSGV, encoded by the coding sequence ATGAGAATCGCCGTCCTCGCCTTCGACACCCGCGGGGGAGTGCAACCTTATGTCGCCCTGTCACTCGGCCTGCAGCAGGCTGGCCACGAGGTCACGATGATCACCACCGCCGATTTCGGCGACCTCGTCACCGGGCACGGAGTCACCTTCGCCGCGACCACCGGCGACACCGAGGCCACTGTCCGGGCGATGGGAGGTGCGGCCGAGCTTAGCGCGCGGGAACGCGGCCGCTTCATGCGCGAGCAGATGCAGGCCACCGCCGGGCGGACCGCGGCCGAAGTGCTCGCCGGAGCCCGGGGCTCCGACGTGGTCATGGCCGGCATCGGCGGCTCCCTGACCGGACGCCCGGTCGCCGAGAAGCTGGGCATCCCCTTCCTGGAAGCACACCTGCAGCCGCTGGGCCCACCCACCGCAGCCTTCCCCGGCCCGCTGCTCCCGCAAGTGCCGGCCTGGCTCGGCGGCGCAGGGCGCAAGGCAAGCCACCGGATCACCGCCCTCGCGCTGCGGAGCATGCTCAGCGCCGGCTCACGGCAGATCCGGGCCGAGCTGGGCCTTCCCGTCCGGCCAGCCCCGCTCAGCGGCACCCTGCCCGCGGTCTACGGCTTCAGCCCACAGGTGGTCCCACAGCCTCCCGAATGGGGACCGCAGCGCAAGATCACGGGCTACTGGTCACTGCCCGCCGCCCCGGGATGGACGCCACCCGACGCCCTGGTTGATTTCCTCGCCGCCGGACCGCCACCGGTCTGCATCGGCTTTGGCAGCATGTCCAGCCGCGATCCTGAGAGGCTCAGCGACCTGATCCTCCAGTCAGTCCGCCGCGCCCGCGTCCGCGCGGTGCTCCTGTCAGGCTGGGGCGGGCTCGCCGACCAGGGCGGCGACGACGTCTTCGTCACCAGCGAAGTCCCACACGACTGGCTGTTTCCGCAGATGGCCGCCGTCGTACATCACGGCGGTGCGGGTACCACCGGCGCCGCACTCACCGCCGGGGTGCCGTCGGTCGTCGTTCCCTTCGCCGTCGACCAGCCGTTCTGGGCGTCGCGCGTCGTCGCTCTTGACGTCGGGCCCAGACCCATCCCCCGCAAGCGGCTGACCTCGGAGAACCTCGGCGCCGCGCTGCGCACCGCGACCACCGACGACGCCATGGCCCGCCGCGCCGCCGACCTCGGCACCCGGATCCGCGCCGAGAACGGTGTGGCCACGGCCGTCCGTCACCTCGAGTCCTTCCCGTTGAGCGGGGTATGA
- a CDS encoding alkaline phosphatase D family protein codes for MDNISRRSVLSAGLGAGLVAAWPGAAVAVSTADDAGLRTDPFLLGIASGEPWPDGFVIWTRLAVDPVAGDGLGGMPSRNVAVAWEVAEDAGMRAVVARGVEQARIETAHSVHVELRGLRPGREYFYRFRTGRHVSVVGRSLTSPAPHETPAALAMAFASCAQYEHGYFTAYARLAQDHPDLVLHLGDYLYEYKKDSYVIGGGNPRDHEGPETTSLSGYRQRHAQYKADADLQAAHAVAPWLVVWDDHEVDNNWADEVPENRDAGQLNDTTERFRQRRAAAFQAYYENMPLRASSVPAGFDMKIYRTIQWGQLANFHMMDTRQYRDDQLAGDGWRKNVAGRLAEDRTITGAEQEKWLLDGFRNSTQRWDILGQQVFFAERDRDKAPEIDDVSMDGWDGYAASRRRITRGWVDANVRNAVVLTGDVHRNWANDVKVDYKDPASPAVGTELVCTSISSTGNGSGSTTDPVMAWNPHLKFYNDNRGYVNTRITKDAMTADFRVLDYVTTPGAPVSTKASFAVQDGIPGLQ; via the coding sequence ATGGACAACATTTCACGCAGATCCGTTCTTTCCGCCGGCCTAGGGGCTGGGCTCGTCGCGGCCTGGCCGGGTGCCGCCGTCGCCGTTTCCACCGCGGACGACGCCGGTCTCCGCACCGATCCGTTCCTGCTGGGCATCGCCTCCGGCGAGCCGTGGCCGGACGGCTTCGTGATCTGGACCCGGCTGGCGGTGGACCCGGTGGCCGGGGACGGCCTGGGCGGGATGCCGTCGCGCAACGTCGCGGTGGCGTGGGAAGTGGCGGAGGACGCGGGCATGCGCGCGGTGGTGGCCCGCGGCGTCGAGCAGGCCCGGATCGAAACGGCGCACTCCGTGCACGTGGAGCTGCGCGGCCTGCGGCCGGGGCGCGAATATTTCTACCGGTTCCGCACCGGCCGGCACGTCAGCGTGGTGGGCCGGTCGCTCACCAGCCCGGCGCCGCACGAGACGCCGGCGGCTCTGGCCATGGCGTTCGCCAGCTGCGCGCAGTACGAGCACGGCTACTTCACCGCCTACGCGCGGCTGGCGCAGGACCACCCGGACCTGGTGCTGCACCTGGGCGACTACCTGTACGAGTACAAGAAGGACAGCTATGTGATCGGCGGCGGCAACCCGCGCGACCACGAGGGTCCGGAGACCACCAGCCTGTCCGGCTACCGGCAGCGGCACGCCCAGTACAAGGCCGACGCCGACTTGCAGGCCGCGCACGCGGTGGCGCCGTGGCTGGTGGTGTGGGATGACCACGAGGTGGACAACAACTGGGCGGACGAGGTCCCGGAGAACCGTGACGCCGGGCAGCTGAACGACACCACCGAGCGGTTCCGGCAGCGCCGTGCCGCCGCGTTCCAGGCGTACTACGAGAACATGCCGCTGCGGGCGTCGTCCGTGCCGGCCGGGTTCGACATGAAGATCTACCGCACCATCCAGTGGGGCCAGCTGGCCAACTTCCACATGATGGATACCCGGCAGTACCGGGACGACCAGCTGGCCGGCGACGGCTGGAGGAAGAACGTGGCCGGGCGCCTCGCCGAGGACCGCACCATCACCGGCGCGGAGCAGGAAAAATGGCTGCTGGACGGCTTCCGGAACTCCACCCAGCGCTGGGACATCCTGGGCCAGCAGGTGTTCTTCGCCGAGCGGGACCGGGACAAGGCGCCGGAGATCGACGACGTCTCCATGGACGGGTGGGACGGCTACGCCGCGTCCCGCCGCCGCATCACGCGGGGCTGGGTGGACGCCAACGTGCGCAACGCCGTCGTGCTGACCGGCGACGTGCACCGCAACTGGGCCAACGACGTCAAGGTGGACTACAAGGACCCGGCGTCGCCCGCGGTCGGGACGGAGCTGGTCTGCACGTCAATCTCGTCCACCGGCAATGGCTCAGGATCCACGACTGACCCGGTGATGGCCTGGAACCCGCACTTGAAGTTCTACAACGACAACCGCGGCTACGTGAATACCCGCATCACGAAGGACGCGATGACCGCGGACTTCAGGGTGCTGGACTACGTCACGACGCCGGGGGCGCCCGTTTCCACGAAGGCATCGTTTGCGGTCCAGGACGGGATTCCGGGGCTTCAGTAG
- a CDS encoding S8 family serine peptidase, protein MKTTVTAGLAVILLGCSTITLAAPGNAATASSAATRSSSVAGHIMVKFRDNGAAAGVLSQHGLGEGPGIGSTGARLVNVPAGRELQLIEALSRNPAVEYAEPDETVTAASSDEYFPRQYALQNNGQAFTNTAGTLSVAQGTADADVDAVEAWGLTTGSGIKVAVLDSGVASDNPDITPKVAARANFTNGKAGEDNYGHGTHVAGIVAATANNTVGVAGVCPGCTILDGKVLNDSGVGSSSSLANGINWAVTNGAKVINMSLGVRASRTLEAAVNNAWSKGVVLVAAAGNGSNQTKIYPGAYPNVIAVAATDNTDAKASFSTYGASWVDVAAPGVNVYSTFPNHTFVLGTQNKRSFGYDVGNGTSMSSPIVAATAALAWSSHKSATNATVRAIIESTADDISGTGTFWEHGRVNADKAVRYPPVEPPAM, encoded by the coding sequence ATGAAAACAACCGTTACAGCTGGCCTCGCCGTCATCCTCCTGGGCTGCTCCACCATCACGCTGGCGGCCCCGGGCAACGCGGCGACCGCGAGCAGCGCGGCGACCCGGTCGTCATCCGTCGCGGGGCACATCATGGTCAAGTTCCGCGACAACGGCGCGGCAGCAGGCGTACTGAGCCAGCACGGCCTTGGGGAGGGACCCGGCATCGGGAGCACTGGCGCTCGACTCGTCAACGTACCGGCCGGCCGGGAGCTCCAGCTCATCGAAGCCCTCAGCCGGAACCCGGCAGTTGAGTACGCCGAGCCGGACGAGACCGTTACCGCTGCTTCCTCGGACGAGTATTTCCCCCGCCAGTACGCCCTGCAAAACAACGGCCAGGCATTCACCAACACTGCCGGCACGCTGTCCGTGGCCCAGGGCACGGCGGACGCTGATGTCGACGCCGTCGAGGCCTGGGGCTTAACGACGGGCAGCGGCATCAAAGTCGCCGTCCTCGATTCCGGGGTCGCCAGCGACAACCCCGACATCACCCCGAAGGTCGCTGCGCGCGCCAACTTCACCAACGGGAAAGCCGGTGAAGACAACTATGGGCACGGCACGCACGTTGCCGGCATAGTTGCCGCCACCGCCAACAACACGGTTGGCGTCGCCGGCGTGTGCCCGGGCTGCACCATCCTGGACGGCAAAGTCCTCAACGACAGCGGGGTCGGCTCCAGCTCGAGCCTTGCGAACGGCATCAACTGGGCCGTGACCAACGGCGCGAAAGTCATCAATATGAGCCTCGGCGTGCGGGCGTCCCGTACCCTCGAAGCCGCCGTCAACAACGCCTGGAGCAAGGGGGTGGTGCTCGTAGCCGCAGCAGGCAACGGCAGCAACCAGACCAAGATCTACCCGGGCGCCTACCCCAACGTCATCGCCGTCGCCGCCACGGACAACACCGACGCCAAAGCATCGTTCTCCACCTACGGGGCCAGCTGGGTGGACGTCGCGGCACCCGGAGTCAATGTCTACTCCACGTTCCCGAACCACACGTTTGTCCTTGGGACGCAGAACAAGCGCTCCTTCGGGTACGACGTCGGCAACGGCACCTCCATGTCCTCGCCCATCGTCGCTGCCACCGCCGCGCTTGCCTGGAGCTCTCACAAGAGCGCCACGAACGCCACCGTCCGCGCAATCATCGAATCAACCGCCGACGATATTTCCGGCACGGGCACTTTCTGGGAACATGGGCGGGTAAACGCCGACAAGGCCGTCCGGTATCCGCCGGTAGAGCCGCCCGCAATGTAA